In Gymnodinialimonas phycosphaerae, the DNA window TTCACGGGTCGGCAGGGCGCCCGCGGGGGTCGATCAGCATGGCCAGCACCCAACCCGCAAGGAACCCCCCAAGGTGTGTCTGCCACGCCAGTTGACCATCAAGGGCCCAATACATCGCGATGTTGATCGCGATCAGCAGGGCGGCCACCCGCGCAATCGGCCACAACCCGGCGCGGGCTGTGAACCGATCCACGTAGGCCCAGGCCATCAGCCCCCCCGCAAGGCCGAACAAGGCCCCCGATGCGCCGACCATGGGCTGGATCGTCGTTGCCAAAAGCCCGTAGCCCGCCGCCCCGCCTATGGCGGTGCCAAGGTACAGCACAATGAACCGGAGCCGACCCACACGGGCGATGATTTCGGCCCCCAGCGACCACAGGGTGATCATGTTCATGGCCAGATGCCCCGGTCCGCCATGCAGGCCCGCGTAACTGAGAAACATCGTATAGGGTTGCAGGGTGTAATTGGGATCCCACCCCTGCAGCAGGCCCGGCCAGAACCCATACCATTCATAGGCGGACTGGCGCAGGCGGGAGCTGCCCCAAAGACCATAGTCACTGCCCAGAAGCCCCAGTTCGACAATACTCATGAGGGCGACCATCGTCGCCAGAAGCCACGGCGCGGAGGGGTGGTATAGAGGCGCGGATGACGGCAGCGTCGGCCCGGCAGACAGGGTCTCGGCTTCATCGGTGGTGGTCTTGCGCGCGCGTGCCATTGGACAGACTTGACGCAACGGGTGCGGGGTCGCAAGGGATTGGATGTCTGCCTCCGTGTCAGGGCGGCCGGGGCGACGCTTTATCGTGGGGCGGATTGGGCCCGGATCCGGCGGTTCTTCAAACGGAGGCGCCGTAGGTATTCCGTGATCTACGGTGCGGCCCGATCGTGTGAGCGCCCGCTAGTATCCATCGATCCGCTGGTACGGGTTCGATTGCAGGTTGAACAGCCCACGCAGATATCCCCAAGCGCTGGCCAGGCTGAGCAGGCCTTTCGTCATCTGGTCCCGGCCCCTGCGCCGCCCAAAGAGCATCTGCCCCGTTCCCTGAACGATGCGCCCCAAACCCAGATACAGACACTGTCCGACCCGTGGTACAACGTAGCGCAGCTTGGATTGGCCGTGCATCCGCTCGATCATCACCCCACCACTGGCGCGGCGGATATTGCGCTGGATATGCCAGCTCAGGGTGGAGCGGTTGTCGGGATATTCCTCGAAGACCCGCGCCTCTTCGACCCAGATGACCTGTCCGCCTTTGCGGCTGAAGCGCAAAAAGAATTCCGTATCCGACCCGCCGGTATATCGCATCTGTTCGTTCAATCGCATCGCCAGCCCGTCGGGGCGGAACAGGCGGGCTGCGACCATTGTGTTGTTGGTCGCGGCCGCGGGCAGGCGCGTCCCCGTCGCATGGCCTGCCCGGCCCGAGTGGGGCAGCCAGCCAGGGGCATTGGCCGGGTAGTCGCGTAATACTGGACCGGTCAGCACCTCGGCGTCGGGATAGGTGTTGCGGGCTGCGGTGAAGGTTGTCAGCCAATCCTCAGCCACCCATTCGTCGTCATCGATGAAGATCAACCAGTCAAATCCGATGCTCAGGGCCGTTTCTATCGCCCGGTTTCGGGCAAAGGGGATGCCCGGCTCGACCTCTTGGGCGTAATGGATATCCAGCCGATCCGTGAAGCTCATGACGATATCGCGCGATTGCACCTCAGTATCGTTTTCGACCACCACGACGAAAACCGGCTCGGACATGCGGGCGATCGCAGGGCACAGGGAGGAGAGGCAGCGCGCCAGCATCTGTGGCCGTCCCCGCGTGCAGAGGGTAATGCAAATGCTCATCGGCGCTCCTGTGCCTGGCTTTAATCCGTGCAATCGATAGCCTGGATCACCCAGGGCTCCAAGATATTGGTCGTACCCCGTAAATGCGGCGGTTTCTCGACGTCTGCAAAGATCGTCGATGCGGACGTCTCGCGACCTGATATAATATGTTCGGACGCAGCCATCGTGTCACTGTCTAAAGGATAAGCCCCATGACACGCCCCCGGATCGCGATCTGTTTCTTCGGGATTACACGATCGCTCCGCCATACAATCGAGACGATCGAAGCCAATGTTCTGGCCCCGGCCTGCAAGCAGGGCGCGGTGACGGTCTTGTCGCATTTCTTCGAGCAGACCCAGATCGACAATCCCCGGTCCGGTGAGAGCGGTACGTTGGACGTGGAGGAGCACAAACTCCTGCCCAATGACTGGCTTGAGCTGGAGCCCCCCGGAACCGGGCTTGAGCAGTGGGATTTCGAAGGGTTGAAACAGCATGGGGACCGCTGGAATGACGATTTCCGCTCGTTGCGCAACCTGATGCAGCAACAGCATTCGTTGCATCGGGTGACGGGGGCTGCACTTCAGACTGACCCTGATCTGGTGATCATCGGCCGATACCCCATCTGGGCCGCGCGCAGGCAGAGATCGGCCTCCTCCCCATACATGAAGTATTTCAGATCGAACCCCCCCAGCCTCTGCCACAACTCCCGCTGGATCAGCAGAAAACACCCGACCACGATGTCGACCTCACGCACGCTGTCGCGCTTCCAGCCGCCGATGGCCTCTGGGTTGAAAAACTCGGATCCGCGAAACAGCGCGTCCAACCGGATCGCGCGGCATAACATGCTCCACGGCGTGATCCGGTTCCAGCACGAGGCAATGTTCAGGCTGCCGTCCGCAAACACCGTGCGCCCGCCCCAGATGCCCGCCTGCGGGGTTTCGCGCGCGAAACCGACCAAATTGTCCACCGCCCCCGCATGGCATTCCGTATCGGGGTTGAGCAGCAGCAGAAACTCGGTGTCCACCTGGGCTGCCACCACGTTGTTGGCCTTGGCAAAGCCCAGATTTTCGTCGGAACGGATCAGCTCGACCCGGTCCTCATGGGCAAAGGCCTCGGCGATTGCATCGGCAGAGCCATCGCTGGACGCGTTATCCAGAACCACCAGCCTGAAGGATGTCTGCCGCGTCGTCTCCAGACACGTGCGGATCGCGGTCAGGGTCAGGTCGCGGGTGTTATAGCTGACCATGATGATGGTCAGGATTGGATCGGCAGACGTCATGTCAAATGTAACTCTCTCGCTTAAGAGTGCCTCGCGTTTCACACGCGAAACGGTCCGTGTTCCAGTGGTTTTTGGTGAGGGGGTCTTCTGTTTCGCACCCATCCTTCGCACCTTGAGCGGATTCCTTATGCGCTACCGCTGCGCTACTTGAGCGGATTCCTTATGCGCTACCGCTTCGCTACTTGAGCGGGCTCTTTATGCGCTACCGCTGCGCTACTTGAGCGCGTTCTTTATGCGCTACCGCTTCGCTACTTGAGCGCGTGTTTCTTCACCCATCCCAAAAACGCCTTGTCGGGCGAACGCAGGCGCGGACGCCCCGTCGCCGCCCAAACCCCACGCCAGTTTGCCTCCAGCGCATAGACGTCCCAGCCCGGTGCGATCGCGCGGGCCTGCTCCAGGGCGTCCGGCGACAGCACCGGGCCTGTGCCAATATCCTCGACCACCGCGCGGGGCGTGATGCGGATCAGATCACCGGGCTCTTCGACCAGCTCGTAATCGGGCAGGCGATCGCTCTTGATGATCTCGCGCAACATCGCGCGGAAGACCCTGATGGGCGAATTAGAGCCTGATTTTTTCGCCAGCACGGCCACAGATACCTGCCAGGCGGGCTGCGCCCCGCAATGCTTGCGCGCGATCTCGTAGAGCCGCCGCTCCAGGGGTTTGCGCAAAGAGAAATACTCGCGGCTCAGCGTCAGGACAGACTTGGACAGCACCGCATTATAGAGCCAATCGGACAACGTCACCGACACGCTGATCATCCGGCCGCCGCCCCTTTTTGTGTCCCGTGTCTTGCGCACGATCTCCCAGGCCTCGATCAGACCGAAGCCCGAGGTCACCTCAACCGGGTCCGCCTTGGGGCCGGTCGCGATGTTGGTGGTGATCCGCGTGCCCGCCAGCCGCTCGAACGCGTCCTTGAGGCGGCGGTACGCATCGCCCGAGGTCTCGCGGCCCGTGGCCAGCAGCAGGTCATGGGCCGTCAGCGTCAGCGTCCGCGAGGTCGCGCGGCCGACGTTGATCGCCGCCATCAGCTGGCTGATGCAGAAGATCAGGATATCGGCGTCGAAGATCGTGGCGCGGCCCTTCACGCTTGGCGTGATGGTGATTTCGGTGCCGCGATGCTCGTAGGACAGGATCCGGCGATCGGGCCGGGTGGAAAGCGAGAAGATCGGATGCTCCATGCTCGCCAGATCGTGCTTGGGCACGGCCGCGAAGAAATCGCAGACGAAGAAATCGCGCGTGGTGGGTTGGGGGGTCATGCTGCTCGAACCCTCTCCTGTTATATACGTCCCTGCCCTTTGGGCAGTGTTTTATTGGCCTACCGCTTCCGGCTACCTGGGGCCGGTTTTGTAACCTGTCGTCGGTTCCGTTTCTGCGCCCGCGCTCAAATAGGCGGAAGCGGTCGCGCAAATCAGAACTCGTGGTTTCATTTACGCCTAAGTTATCCACAGGCGTGCGCGGGGTCCATGATTCCTTGACCTGTCATCGGGGGATCGGAGTCGCTTCAGCGGGGTTTCAGAGTCGCCCTATCGGGGGATCAGAGTCACCCTGTCTCAAAGAATGCCCTGCAAGATGTTGAAGCCATGGACCTTTCTCAAAGCGTGTCCGTTCCGTAACTGAATCAATAACAGAAAAATAACAGGGCTATTCAGCGCAAAGCCCCTGCCCTACCCTGAAGTCCCATGGCTCCCCCCTTGTTTGCTTAGAAAAAGCGCTTTGATGTGCGGACATTGCTTGCATGTTACAGGTTTTCGCGTACCTTAAGGAAAACATATAACACGAGGGCGGAAATGAGCAGCTTGCCTCCCTATTTCAACATCTCGCCCGAGAAGGCGCTGGACGATCTGGGCGATCCCAAGGGGACAGCGGATTTCTCTGCCTTGGCCGATGCCTGTGCCAAAGGTCGCGCTGATCTGTCCAGTCGGGGCCTGGATGAAACCGGCACCCGCACCCTGCGCCTGTTTTCCACCTGGGAGATCACCAAATACCTGATCCCCGTGGCCCCTGCCCATTTCCGCCGGGTGTTGCGCCAGAACCCCAACTTGCCCCAAGGCACATCCGAGACCGAGGGAGGGGCCAAGTGGTTTACCCTCGACGACGTGTTGCGCCTGCGCGCCCATTTCGGAGCAGAGGGGTCCAAGGCGAAGGAGTACCTGCCCTACCGACCCAAAGGCCTGCCCGCCAAGATCGTTGCCGTGGCCAATTTCAAGGGCGGCGTGGGCAAGAC includes these proteins:
- a CDS encoding rhomboid family intramembrane serine protease gives rise to the protein MARARKTTTDEAETLSAGPTLPSSAPLYHPSAPWLLATMVALMSIVELGLLGSDYGLWGSSRLRQSAYEWYGFWPGLLQGWDPNYTLQPYTMFLSYAGLHGGPGHLAMNMITLWSLGAEIIARVGRLRFIVLYLGTAIGGAAGYGLLATTIQPMVGASGALFGLAGGLMAWAYVDRFTARAGLWPIARVAALLIAINIAMYWALDGQLAWQTHLGGFLAGWVLAMLIDPRGRPADP
- a CDS encoding glycosyltransferase family 2 protein, which codes for MSICITLCTRGRPQMLARCLSSLCPAIARMSEPVFVVVVENDTEVQSRDIVMSFTDRLDIHYAQEVEPGIPFARNRAIETALSIGFDWLIFIDDDEWVAEDWLTTFTAARNTYPDAEVLTGPVLRDYPANAPGWLPHSGRAGHATGTRLPAAATNNTMVAARLFRPDGLAMRLNEQMRYTGGSDTEFFLRFSRKGGQVIWVEEARVFEEYPDNRSTLSWHIQRNIRRASGGVMIERMHGQSKLRYVVPRVGQCLYLGLGRIVQGTGQMLFGRRRGRDQMTKGLLSLASAWGYLRGLFNLQSNPYQRIDGY
- a CDS encoding glycosyltransferase family 2 protein, whose protein sequence is MTSADPILTIIMVSYNTRDLTLTAIRTCLETTRQTSFRLVVLDNASSDGSADAIAEAFAHEDRVELIRSDENLGFAKANNVVAAQVDTEFLLLLNPDTECHAGAVDNLVGFARETPQAGIWGGRTVFADGSLNIASCWNRITPWSMLCRAIRLDALFRGSEFFNPEAIGGWKRDSVREVDIVVGCFLLIQRELWQRLGGFDLKYFMYGEEADLCLRAAQMGYRPMITRSGSV
- a CDS encoding replication initiator protein A, with the translated sequence MTPQPTTRDFFVCDFFAAVPKHDLASMEHPIFSLSTRPDRRILSYEHRGTEITITPSVKGRATIFDADILIFCISQLMAAINVGRATSRTLTLTAHDLLLATGRETSGDAYRRLKDAFERLAGTRITTNIATGPKADPVEVTSGFGLIEAWEIVRKTRDTKRGGGRMISVSVTLSDWLYNAVLSKSVLTLSREYFSLRKPLERRLYEIARKHCGAQPAWQVSVAVLAKKSGSNSPIRVFRAMLREIIKSDRLPDYELVEEPGDLIRITPRAVVEDIGTGPVLSPDALEQARAIAPGWDVYALEANWRGVWAATGRPRLRSPDKAFLGWVKKHALK